From the Meriones unguiculatus strain TT.TT164.6M chromosome 12, Bangor_MerUng_6.1, whole genome shotgun sequence genome, one window contains:
- the Tapt1 gene encoding transmembrane anterior posterior transformation protein 1 homolog isoform X2: MCFGIFLCLDAFLYVLTLLPLRVLLALFRLFTLPCYGLRDRRLLQPAQVCDILKGVILVICYFMMHYVDYSMMYHLIRGQSVIKLYIIYNMLEVADRLFSSFGQDILDALYWTATEPKERKRAHIGVIPHFFMAVLYVFLHAILIMVQATTLNVAFNSHNKSLLTIMMSNNFVEIKGSVFKKFEKNNLFQMSNSDIKERFTNYVLLLIVCLRNMEQFSWNPDHLWVLFPDVCMVIASEIAVDIVKHAFITKFNDITADVYSEYRASLAFDLVSSRQKNAYTDYSDSVARRMGFIPLPLAVLLIRVVTSSIKVQGILSYACVTLFYFGLISLKILNSIVLLGKSCQYVKEAKMEEKLFNPPPASTPGKPSSKSQSKCKSSQGLSTEENLSASVTSQPVHQKENIIPLLVTSNSDQFLTTPDGDEKDITQENSELKHRSSKKDLLEIDRFTICGNRID, translated from the exons GGACAGACGTTTGCTTCAGCCTGcacaggtgtgtgacattttGAAGGGTGTCATTTTGGTAATCTGCTATTTCATGATGCACTATGTTGACTACTCCATGATGTACCACCTGATAAGAGGGCAGTCTGTCATCAAGCTTTATATCATCTACAACATGCTAGAG GTTGCCGATCGTCTGTTCTCCTCATTTGGGCAAGATATCTTAGATGCTCTCTACTGGACAGCCACAGagcctaaagaaagaaaaagagcacaCATCGGAGTAATTCCTCACTTCTTCATGGCTGTTCTCTATGTCT TTCTGCATGCTATTCTCATCATGGTTCAGGCGACGACTCTCAATGTAGCTTTTAACTCTCACAACAAGTCACTGCTCACCATCATGATGTCTAATAAT TTTGTTGAAATTAAAGGAAGTGTTTTCAAGAAGTTTGAAAAGAACAATCTCTTTCAGATGTCAAATAGTG ATATTAAGGAACGATTCACAAATTATGTGCTTTTGCTAATAGTGTGCTTAAGAAACATGGAACAGTTTTCTTGGAATCCAG ATCATCTATGGGTGTTATTTCCTGATGTCTGTATGGTGATTGCATCAGAAATTGCTGTGGATATTGTAAAGCACGCCTTTATCACCAAATTCAATGACATCACTGCAGAT GTCTACAGTGAATATAGAGCCAGCCTTGCTTTTGACCTTGTTAGCAGCCGGCAGAAAAAT GCATATACAGACTACAGTGATTCAGTAGCACGGAGAATGGGATTTATTCCTCTCCCCCTAGCTGTCTTA CTCATCAGAGTTGTAACAAGCTCAATTAAAGTGCAAGGAATCCTGTCCTATGCCTGTGTCACGCTCTTCTATTTTGG GTTGATCTCCCTGAAAATACTTAACAGCATTGTGCTGTTGGGGAAGTCATGTCAATATGTGAAGGAAGCCAAAATGGAAGAAAAGCTATTTAATCCTCCCCCAGCCAGCACTCCTGGAAAACCGTCCAGTAAATCCCAGAGCAAGTGCAAGTCCTCTCAAG GCCTTTCCACGGAAGAAAACCTATCCGCTTCTGTCACCAGCCAGCCTGTTCATCAGAAAGAAAACATCATACCCTTACTTGTGACCAGCAATTCTGATCAGTTTCTGACAACCCCAGATGGTGATGAGAAGGACATAACACAGGAAAATTCTGAATTAAAACACAGATCCTCAAAGAAAGACTTGCTAGAGATAGACAGGTTCACAATTTGTGGGAACCGGATTGACTGA